From [Clostridium] symbiosum, a single genomic window includes:
- a CDS encoding response regulator codes for MKGYKKRSIIILSGVVVLLLLSAVFIFSMLGRITEKMDHGSNQRMLDSARIVQSSIRRQLRNDEERLNSFAGLYALSGDFAEAGSILANYADATDFYRFFYINSDGAGIDSAGEKVDAGSLPFEDIALSRGLNGYSDAYIGNSGRLQITFQSPVWLDGEQIGALYADKTLSSYKDPSLFTFSNGAGYAFIVDGSGSWIIESTGSETDDVYAFLEENGNGPVIQETLRGLLRNNQAGTIDIKFHGEDSILCFLPKGNSYKWYLLSIMPKSALQQESSEIINMVAISFAELAGALLLITVLLLSRESMKGREQSRIYRERLFQNISSNIDFAFLLYTPSGRRVEMVSNNVGALYDVEPEQAAVQPDILFERCGVPENDEYRNAFFTGRLKENIRKEYQTGMDDELQRWTEVHFLLADDGQYLAVLRDTTREHHMRADLADALLQSQENNRARTAFFSSMSHDIRTPMNGIIGMTAIARANLGNREKVEDCLNKISAASDHLLSLINEVLDMSRIESGKFSLKCEPVNLPELISSVLLLIKPELMKKGHTMRVKSSVLDYDLVMGDALHIQKILMNLLSNAVKYTPEGGVISIRLRERKRKDRMIDIIFEVEDNGIGMEPDFVQRIFNPFERAEDNRLSKVTGTGLGMAITKNIIDIMGGTIRVESMPGAGSRFTVILPLPLSESGSMEAESLAGYTVLVVDDSPDTCEGIQTMLEEAGVYVDCSLSGREAVEAAERAHRTGSDYFAVIVDWKMPEMDGIETTRRIRKKLGTDIPIILLSAYNWEEVESEAVEAGVNGFLTKPIFRSELVQKLRLYIMGPSGKTQEVSGSMPQYQFKDFRILLAEDNELNREIAVELLNSAGIEVDSAENGLQAVGKIEQSEAGYYDIILMDIHMPEMGGLEAAKKIRELPDWDKSGIPIIAMTADAFEEDIQRCRDAGMDSHIAKPINIDKMFEIIGMYYDKKMGGQRKCKQREQER; via the coding sequence ATGAAGGGGTATAAAAAACGCTCTATTATAATTTTATCAGGTGTTGTCGTTCTTTTACTGTTGAGCGCGGTTTTTATTTTTTCCATGCTTGGCCGCATTACAGAAAAAATGGATCATGGTTCAAATCAGAGAATGCTCGACTCTGCAAGGATTGTGCAAAGCAGTATACGGCGTCAGCTTCGCAATGATGAGGAACGGTTAAATTCCTTTGCCGGTCTGTATGCATTAAGCGGGGATTTTGCAGAAGCAGGCAGCATTCTTGCCAATTATGCCGATGCAACGGACTTTTACCGGTTCTTTTACATAAATTCGGACGGCGCGGGTATCGACAGCGCCGGAGAGAAGGTAGATGCAGGATCTCTGCCTTTTGAGGACATAGCTCTTTCGAGGGGGCTGAATGGCTACTCTGATGCATATATCGGCAACAGCGGACGTCTGCAAATTACGTTTCAGTCCCCCGTCTGGCTGGATGGGGAACAGATTGGCGCCCTCTATGCGGACAAGACGCTGTCCAGCTATAAGGATCCATCCCTTTTCACATTCAGCAACGGCGCCGGATATGCTTTTATTGTGGATGGCAGCGGTTCCTGGATTATTGAAAGCACGGGTTCAGAGACGGATGATGTTTATGCTTTTCTGGAAGAAAACGGGAATGGGCCCGTCATTCAGGAAACACTGAGGGGCTTGTTACGGAATAACCAGGCCGGAACGATAGATATCAAATTCCATGGCGAGGACAGCATTCTATGCTTTCTTCCAAAGGGAAATTCCTATAAATGGTACCTTCTTTCAATCATGCCTAAAAGTGCCCTCCAACAGGAATCATCAGAAATAATCAATATGGTAGCTATTTCATTTGCGGAGCTTGCAGGTGCGCTGCTGCTGATTACGGTATTGCTTCTTAGCCGTGAGTCCATGAAAGGACGGGAACAGAGCCGCATTTACCGGGAACGTCTTTTTCAGAATATTTCCTCCAATATAGATTTTGCTTTCCTTCTTTATACGCCTTCCGGCCGGAGAGTGGAGATGGTGTCAAATAATGTCGGTGCACTATATGATGTTGAACCGGAACAGGCTGCTGTCCAGCCGGACATTCTGTTCGAACGGTGCGGAGTGCCGGAGAATGATGAATATCGGAATGCATTTTTTACCGGACGCCTTAAAGAGAACATACGGAAAGAATACCAGACCGGTATGGACGATGAACTTCAGCGATGGACGGAGGTGCACTTTCTTCTGGCGGACGACGGGCAGTATTTGGCGGTACTGCGGGACACAACAAGGGAACATCATATGCGGGCAGATTTGGCAGACGCCCTTTTGCAGTCTCAGGAAAATAACCGGGCCAGGACTGCCTTCTTTTCGTCCATGTCCCACGATATCCGCACCCCGATGAACGGAATCATAGGCATGACTGCAATCGCCCGGGCGAATCTTGGCAACCGGGAGAAGGTGGAAGACTGCCTTAACAAGATTTCCGCCGCGTCGGATCATCTGCTTTCCCTCATTAATGAAGTGCTTGATATGTCACGGATCGAGAGCGGAAAATTCAGCTTAAAGTGTGAACCGGTCAACTTACCGGAACTGATTTCCAGCGTGCTGCTCCTGATTAAACCGGAATTAATGAAAAAAGGCCATACAATGCGGGTTAAATCTTCCGTGCTGGATTATGATCTTGTCATGGGAGACGCCCTGCATATACAGAAAATCCTTATGAATCTTTTATCCAATGCCGTCAAATATACCCCGGAGGGAGGGGTAATATCCATCAGGCTCAGGGAGAGAAAACGAAAAGACCGAATGATAGACATTATTTTTGAAGTGGAGGATAACGGAATCGGTATGGAGCCGGACTTTGTGCAACGTATCTTTAATCCGTTTGAAAGGGCGGAGGACAACCGTCTGAGCAAGGTTACCGGTACCGGGCTGGGGATGGCAATTACGAAAAATATCATTGATATTATGGGTGGTACAATCCGTGTTGAGAGTATGCCTGGCGCCGGCTCAAGATTTACAGTCATCCTGCCCCTGCCGCTGTCCGAATCCGGCAGTATGGAGGCAGAATCCCTGGCCGGATATACCGTCCTCGTTGTGGACGACAGCCCGGATACGTGTGAAGGGATACAAACCATGTTAGAGGAGGCAGGCGTCTACGTGGACTGCTCATTGAGCGGCCGTGAGGCGGTAGAGGCGGCAGAGAGGGCCCATCGAACGGGAAGCGATTATTTTGCAGTCATTGTGGACTGGAAGATGCCGGAGATGGATGGGATAGAGACCACGCGCCGTATCCGCAAAAAACTCGGAACCGACATACCAATCATCCTGCTGTCCGCCTACAACTGGGAAGAGGTGGAGTCGGAGGCCGTAGAGGCAGGCGTCAACGGATTCCTTACAAAACCGATATTCCGCTCGGAACTGGTGCAGAAACTGCGGTTGTATATCATGGGGCCTTCCGGGAAAACACAGGAAGTCTCCGGATCGATGCCGCAGTATCAGTTTAAGGATTTTCGTATCCTGCTGGCGGAAGATAATGAGCTCAACCGCGAAATTGCCGTGGAACTTCTTAATTCGGCCGGAATTGAAGTAGACAGCGCAGAGAACGGCCTGCAGGCGGTCGGGAAAATAGAACAGAGTGAAGCGGGCTATTACGATATAATTTTAATGGATATCCATATGCCGGAGATGGGCGGGTTAGAGGCGGCAAAGAAAATCAGGGAACTTCCCGACTGGGATAAGAGTGGTATTCCGATCATTGCCATGACTGCCGATGCATTTGAGGAGGATATACAGAGATGCAGAGATGCGGGGATGGACAGCCATATTGCTAAACCGATTAACATTGATAAGATGTTTGAGATAATCGGAATGTATTATGATAAAAAAATGGGGGGACAGAGGAAATGCAAACAAAGAGAGCAGGAGCGGTAA